The Candidatus Hydrogenedentota bacterium genome has a segment encoding these proteins:
- a CDS encoding N-acetylmuramoyl-L-alanine amidase, with product MKKQAFFIPLLTILFVCFVQHPGRTQDSAYYSAQIGADMITIAAPLENLDNNAYVNLNSLMRQIDGVVSFDADLIQTNWNATTVNLQDRENQVRAAGSSFYLDAPVRRIGNAVFLSTRDVPLFFATAFNLSFTPVTQIDAPPSVELSPVEPDESVLEMPDSMLLESVEAAEAADALSDEEEGEEDSEGDAAEDALDEAELADETVDDELPPITAESLEWSALAQCKGRLLLDPGHGGQDIGATGGNDVLEKDISFAIAQRIQKSLEENTQINVQLTRDKDTDLSLENRRVIAQTAPADYFLSLHCGFSVTPRTQGTVLFTDYTTLPSDAVLSEELRKRYDKQQKTLEKASTIAFHLAQVLREITPSNTILVRNCPLILQREIEIPVILIELAYLSNIDSATLLRESDYQEEIATQLAKAIAVSLKQ from the coding sequence ATGAAAAAGCAAGCGTTCTTCATTCCGTTGCTGACAATCCTTTTTGTGTGTTTTGTTCAGCACCCCGGCCGGACTCAGGACAGCGCCTATTACTCTGCGCAAATCGGCGCAGACATGATCACCATAGCCGCTCCCCTCGAAAACCTAGACAATAACGCCTACGTCAATTTGAACAGCCTCATGCGTCAGATTGACGGGGTTGTTTCCTTTGACGCGGACCTTATCCAAACCAATTGGAACGCCACAACAGTAAATTTACAGGATAGAGAAAACCAGGTTCGTGCAGCAGGTTCCTCCTTCTATTTAGATGCGCCTGTGCGCCGTATCGGCAACGCGGTTTTTCTCTCGACAAGAGATGTACCCCTCTTTTTCGCGACTGCCTTCAATCTCAGCTTCACGCCGGTTACCCAAATAGATGCTCCCCCTTCTGTGGAACTGTCGCCTGTTGAACCTGATGAATCGGTTTTAGAAATGCCGGACTCCATGCTTCTGGAATCGGTGGAAGCGGCAGAAGCGGCCGACGCCCTTTCCGATGAAGAAGAAGGGGAAGAAGACAGCGAGGGCGACGCTGCAGAAGATGCCTTGGACGAGGCAGAGCTTGCTGACGAAACCGTTGACGACGAGCTCCCTCCCATAACAGCAGAATCGTTGGAGTGGTCGGCGTTGGCGCAATGCAAAGGCAGGCTCCTCTTGGATCCGGGTCATGGCGGGCAAGACATTGGCGCCACAGGGGGCAATGATGTTTTGGAAAAGGACATCTCTTTCGCCATTGCACAACGTATCCAAAAATCGCTGGAAGAAAACACACAGATCAACGTTCAATTGACCCGAGACAAAGACACGGATCTTTCTCTTGAGAATCGTCGGGTCATCGCGCAGACTGCGCCGGCCGATTATTTCTTGAGTCTCCATTGCGGCTTTTCAGTAACGCCGCGCACCCAGGGGACCGTGCTGTTCACGGATTATACGACGCTGCCGAGCGACGCCGTACTTTCGGAAGAATTACGCAAACGTTATGACAAGCAGCAAAAGACCTTGGAGAAAGCGAGCACCATTGCCTTTCATCTCGCCCAGGTTTTACGGGAGATCACCCCTTCGAACACGATCTTAGTCCGTAATTGTCCGTTGATCCTTCAACGCGAAATCGAGATACCGGTCATACTGATTGAGCTGGCTTATCTGAGCAATATCGATTCTGCCACGCTCTTACGTGAAAGCGATTACCAAGAAGAGATTGCGACGCAGCTTGCCAAAGCGATTGCGGTCTCCTTAAAACAATAG
- a CDS encoding GerMN domain-containing protein: MKESRKKHILRRFGILTWGWITLLLCFILVLLINQMLSEGQNPLSFLKSDTPEVPANAGDIQNPPDSFGTREVTLFFVAEQGHVLTPETAVIEYSIRTVENCRRCLTQLINGPKQSFLQPLLPDQTRIRGLYLQTNGELIIDLSSEMLLAHNCPKSAEMEALMTFGIVNTMSQPALTGEDGLAVKQVRFLFDGSVPRELFPAHLDLSEALVQDKRWVQSGYH; the protein is encoded by the coding sequence ATGAAAGAGTCCAGAAAAAAACATATACTCCGCCGCTTCGGCATATTGACTTGGGGATGGATCACGCTCCTGCTCTGTTTTATTCTTGTACTGCTCATTAACCAAATGCTTTCGGAAGGGCAGAATCCCCTGTCCTTTCTCAAGTCGGACACGCCTGAAGTACCCGCCAATGCGGGGGACATCCAGAATCCGCCCGACTCCTTCGGCACCCGAGAAGTGACGCTCTTCTTCGTGGCAGAACAAGGGCATGTGTTAACGCCGGAAACAGCCGTCATTGAATACAGTATTCGGACTGTTGAAAATTGCCGGCGCTGCTTGACCCAACTCATCAACGGTCCGAAGCAAAGTTTTTTGCAGCCCCTCCTCCCCGATCAAACGCGGATCCGCGGACTTTATTTGCAGACGAACGGCGAGCTGATCATTGACTTATCGTCGGAAATGCTGCTGGCTCACAATTGCCCCAAAAGCGCGGAAATGGAAGCGCTCATGACCTTCGGCATTGTGAACACCATGTCCCAGCCGGCGTTAACGGGAGAAGACGGCCTGGCGGTGAAGCAAGTACGCTTCCTTTTCGACGGCAGCGTACCCCGTGAACTTTTCCCTGCCCATTTAGATTTAAGCGAAGCTCTTGTACAAGACAAACGTTGGGTTCAATCAGGTTATCACTAA
- a CDS encoding glutamate racemase: protein MEHSPAQAPIGIFDSGIGGLTVCKKILEKMPKESIIYFGDTARVPYGSKSRTTVIRYAKSCASLLIERGVKLLVIACNTASVFALETLQQSFSVPVIGVVGPGARAACKRSRSGRIGVIGTRGMIGTGCYERKIQQLREDCVVWSKSCPLFVPFVEEGWTEGKIIEAVAQVYLADLMNAEIDTLILGCTHYPLLRNVIGKVMGPSVSLVDSAEETAIEVKDILEGKGWLNHAEQSGEHLFLVSDTPDTFVKTGEQFLGEQLTNVQWVDI, encoded by the coding sequence ATGGAACATTCCCCGGCACAAGCGCCCATAGGTATTTTTGACTCCGGTATCGGCGGCCTTACGGTATGCAAAAAGATACTGGAAAAAATGCCGAAAGAATCCATTATTTACTTTGGGGACACGGCACGGGTGCCCTATGGTTCAAAGTCGCGCACCACGGTGATCCGCTATGCGAAAAGCTGCGCTTCCTTATTGATCGAGAGAGGCGTGAAACTGCTGGTCATTGCCTGCAATACGGCGAGTGTCTTTGCCTTGGAAACACTGCAGCAAAGCTTTTCAGTACCCGTCATTGGCGTGGTAGGCCCCGGCGCACGGGCTGCCTGTAAGCGCAGCCGATCGGGACGTATCGGCGTCATCGGTACGCGGGGCATGATTGGAACGGGCTGCTACGAACGAAAGATTCAACAACTCCGTGAGGATTGTGTTGTGTGGAGCAAAAGCTGCCCCCTTTTCGTGCCCTTTGTGGAAGAAGGCTGGACCGAGGGAAAGATCATTGAAGCGGTGGCGCAGGTTTATTTGGCTGACCTGATGAACGCAGAGATTGATACCTTGATCCTCGGCTGTACCCATTACCCACTGCTGCGCAACGTGATCGGCAAGGTCATGGGCCCGTCCGTATCCTTGGTGGACAGCGCCGAAGAGACCGCCATAGAAGTCAAGGATATTTTGGAAGGAAAGGGATGGCTGAACCATGCTGAACAAAGCGGCGAGCACCTCTTCCTTGTGAGCGATACACCCGATACTTTTGTAAAGACAGGGGAACAGTTTTTAGGAGAACAGTTAACGAACGTGCAATGGGTGGACATATAA
- a CDS encoding divergent polysaccharide deacetylase family protein yields MMISKGAALMRLLRRPVLRSELHFACLLIFLILMPTLWRHIPIQLGEASQGEPLIAGTVHAQMQTFDEQAMFFAASDLCLSAYSTSTGYADTPAYRPSGGEDRSPSQSPFYESYPSPSKDAPLVRMHLASRPTEDPFFDECNRIIESARIVALNCGISSSSLSIEAVRSSPTHGGLTTRFMVVANGDPTPQGFYQALQSAFQEADIALSKKLVSPDKLLIRIKYQHALCVEFLVLCPGQILSDPALFDEEAAVTEGAAQEGAAEISNDEVPDTPHADEGTQEAYDTTDTYEGAFDLAAETKEAVDNAALANEAFLSPQFTETIVDASQGESPTKVSVSALPPPGAEVIAESAAAADEAAPDTVAPSVPVEKLEAAPYTAVPSLLAVPEALPEATQMKLAQAGSDKVREAAPDNGSDDEHPAYISIILDDGGYGGTVMHRVMELDPQLSLSILPGTPFARETIDLAMDKGFEIMLHMPMQAGRSNKNRFPGELRLEMSREEIQERTRECIAQFPEALGVNNHTGGLFTTDAEKMSWFLEIVQEEGLFFVDSRTIGSSCAFSKAVEMGIPAAERNIFLDHVNNIGDIRRRFKELMDQAKRTGWAIAIGHFRPNTVTVLSESLPKLAEQGIELVHISEMIW; encoded by the coding sequence ATGATGATCTCTAAAGGGGCGGCGCTGATGCGTTTGCTTCGCCGCCCTGTGTTACGGTCTGAACTGCATTTTGCCTGCCTCCTTATTTTCCTGATACTAATGCCCACGCTGTGGCGTCATATCCCGATCCAATTGGGAGAGGCTTCTCAGGGCGAGCCTCTTATCGCAGGCACTGTTCACGCGCAGATGCAGACCTTTGACGAGCAAGCTATGTTTTTCGCGGCGTCGGATCTTTGTCTGAGCGCCTACAGTACGAGCACGGGCTACGCCGATACACCTGCCTATAGACCGTCGGGCGGAGAAGACAGGAGCCCTTCACAATCACCCTTTTACGAAAGCTATCCCTCCCCGTCAAAGGATGCGCCTTTGGTGCGAATGCACTTGGCGTCGAGGCCGACGGAGGATCCTTTTTTTGACGAATGTAACCGCATCATCGAATCGGCGCGCATCGTGGCGTTGAACTGCGGCATCTCATCGTCTTCCCTATCCATTGAAGCAGTCCGTTCCTCGCCGACCCATGGCGGCCTGACGACCCGTTTCATGGTCGTCGCCAATGGTGATCCCACGCCTCAGGGCTTTTACCAAGCGCTGCAATCTGCCTTTCAGGAAGCAGACATCGCCCTATCCAAAAAGCTGGTGTCCCCCGATAAACTGTTGATCCGCATTAAATACCAACACGCCCTGTGTGTGGAATTTCTGGTCCTGTGCCCCGGTCAGATCCTTAGCGATCCCGCGCTTTTCGACGAGGAAGCAGCGGTGACTGAAGGGGCGGCGCAGGAAGGTGCCGCTGAGATAAGCAACGACGAAGTGCCCGACACGCCGCACGCAGACGAAGGTACACAGGAAGCCTACGACACGACCGACACCTATGAAGGCGCCTTTGATCTTGCTGCAGAGACCAAAGAAGCGGTAGACAACGCCGCTTTGGCGAACGAAGCCTTTTTATCCCCTCAATTTACAGAGACCATTGTGGATGCTTCCCAAGGCGAATCCCCTACGAAGGTATCGGTGTCCGCCCTGCCTCCGCCCGGTGCAGAAGTGATTGCGGAGAGCGCGGCTGCCGCTGACGAAGCAGCCCCTGACACAGTGGCGCCCTCCGTGCCCGTGGAAAAACTAGAAGCGGCGCCTTATACGGCGGTGCCTTCTCTGCTCGCCGTGCCTGAAGCGCTGCCCGAAGCAACACAGATGAAGCTTGCTCAGGCGGGCTCCGACAAAGTGCGTGAGGCGGCTCCTGACAACGGGAGCGACGACGAGCATCCCGCCTATATCAGCATTATCCTTGATGACGGCGGTTATGGAGGCACGGTCATGCATCGAGTCATGGAATTGGACCCTCAGCTAAGCCTCTCCATCTTGCCGGGTACGCCTTTCGCCCGTGAGACCATCGATTTAGCGATGGATAAGGGCTTTGAAATCATGCTGCATATGCCCATGCAAGCGGGCCGAAGCAACAAAAACCGATTCCCCGGGGAATTGCGTTTGGAAATGAGCCGAGAAGAAATCCAAGAAAGAACCCGTGAATGTATCGCCCAGTTCCCCGAGGCGCTTGGTGTGAACAACCATACAGGCGGCTTGTTTACGACTGATGCAGAAAAAATGTCTTGGTTTCTTGAAATAGTCCAAGAGGAAGGATTGTTTTTTGTAGACAGCCGCACCATCGGCAGCAGCTGCGCCTTTTCCAAAGCCGTTGAAATGGGGATCCCCGCCGCAGAACGCAATATCTTTCTCGACCATGTGAATAATATCGGGGATATCCGCAGACGCTTTAAAGAACTGATGGATCAGGCGAAACGAACAGGCTGGGCCATTGCGATCGGTCATTTCAGGCCGAACACGGTGACGGTGCTTTCGGAGTCCCTGCCCAAACTGGCGGAGCAAGGCATTGAATTGGTTCATATATCGGAGATGATTTGGTGA
- the tsaD gene encoding tRNA (adenosine(37)-N6)-threonylcarbamoyltransferase complex transferase subunit TsaD: MSIILGIESSCDETGVAVVKDGREVLANVVISQVDTHRVFGGVVPEIASRMHTEVIYQLAAEAIETAGLTRTDDKAPVDAIAATYGPGLMGSLLVGLSFGRAAAAAWKIPFIPIHHIEGHLFSVFLGESAPAFPYLALVVSGGHTQIIQCEEPHRYTILANTRDDAVGECFDKVARLLGLPYPGGPSIQKCAADGDNHAFNFPKGLATRNTLDFSYSGLKTAVLYAVQENPDAPIADVAASFQRAAIDALLLKTEQAMEKTGIHRLVIAGGVAANKRLRESAAALPGVDLYLPPFAYCIDNGAMIAAAAQSRLTRGCCLPADIPAAASLPIPGSCIA, from the coding sequence GTGAGCATCATTCTTGGCATCGAGAGTTCTTGTGACGAAACCGGCGTCGCCGTCGTAAAAGACGGAAGAGAAGTGCTTGCCAATGTGGTCATCTCGCAAGTGGATACGCATCGTGTCTTCGGCGGTGTGGTGCCTGAAATCGCGTCGCGGATGCATACGGAAGTGATCTACCAACTGGCGGCAGAAGCGATTGAAACGGCAGGTTTAACACGGACAGACGATAAGGCTCCTGTGGACGCCATCGCCGCCACCTACGGCCCCGGATTGATGGGTTCGCTCTTGGTCGGCTTAAGCTTCGGACGGGCTGCAGCGGCAGCTTGGAAAATACCTTTCATCCCTATCCACCATATTGAAGGGCATCTCTTCAGTGTCTTTCTCGGAGAGTCAGCCCCTGCCTTCCCCTATCTGGCGCTTGTGGTCAGCGGCGGTCACACGCAGATCATCCAATGTGAGGAACCCCACCGGTACACGATCTTAGCCAATACGCGGGATGACGCTGTTGGAGAGTGTTTCGATAAGGTGGCGCGCTTGCTGGGACTGCCCTATCCCGGCGGCCCTTCCATACAAAAATGTGCCGCAGACGGCGATAATCACGCCTTCAACTTTCCCAAAGGACTTGCAACACGCAATACCTTGGATTTCAGTTACAGCGGTTTGAAAACGGCTGTGCTCTATGCAGTCCAGGAAAACCCCGACGCGCCCATAGCCGATGTTGCCGCTTCCTTTCAGCGTGCCGCCATTGATGCGCTGCTGTTGAAGACGGAGCAAGCCATGGAGAAAACGGGTATTCACCGCCTCGTCATTGCCGGCGGCGTGGCAGCGAATAAACGGCTTCGTGAATCGGCTGCTGCCTTGCCCGGTGTGGATCTGTACCTGCCGCCCTTCGCCTATTGCATCGACAACGGCGCTATGATTGCTGCGGCGGCGCAATCCCGTCTCACACGAGGTTGCTGCCTGCCTGCCGATATACCTGCTGCGGCTTCCCTTCCCATTCCGGGATCCTGCATAGCCTAA